The following is a genomic window from Sulfitobacter pontiacus.
GCGCCCCATGGAACGGCCCTGAAAGCCCATGCGCCGCGAAATCCGCGGGATCAATAAGCCGCGCCTCTAGCCCGTAGTTCTCTCGCACCTCGCGGGCGCGCGTGCGAAAATCGTCCATATCCTTGGGCCGATGCGCCAGCTCGATCTCCCCGTCGGAGTGGCGGTCAACCTCGATCCCATGCCGCGTGATCAACGCATCAACAAAGTTGATCGCCGCCAGCTCAGCCGCGCGAAAGCGCAACCGATCCTCGCGCCCCGCAAGCTTGTCCAGCGCGGCATCACTTAGCCGTCCGCCCCCAAGGCAGCAAAAGCCCCCGTTGCGGCCCGACGCGCCCCAGCCGACGTATCGGTTTTCCAGCACGACCGCAGAATACCCAGCCTCCGCAAGGCGCAACGCGGCAGAGAGCCCGGTAAAGCCGCCACCCACAATCGCCACGTCACAGGATACGTCACCTTCCAACGCAGACCTGTCGGTAGCGGCGCAGGTTTGATCCCACCAACAATTTTCCCTAGGCGCATCTGTATAGGCAAAATCGTTAAATATTCGTTTCATGCCGCCGCTCTTTCATGCCACGGCGCGTTCCGCCGCCTGCACATCGCGTTGCGCCTTGATCGCCTTGCGCTTCGACATCAGTGACGCCGTGATAACCCCGAAAGTCACGATACCGATCATGATGGTGGATAATGCGTTAATCTCGGGCGAGACGCCAAGACGCACCGCGCTCCAGATCTTGATCGGCAGGGTTGTGGAGGACGGGCCCGTGGTAAACGAAGCGATAACAAGGTCGTCCAGCGAGAGCGTGAACGCCAGCAGCCACCCCGAGATGACAGCCGGCGCAATGATCGGCAAGGTCACCAAACGGAAGGCGTCGAAAGGCGAACACCCAAGGTCCAGCGCCGCTTCCTCCAGCGACCGGTCAAAAGTCACCAGCCGCGATGACACGACCACTGAGACATAGCACATCGAAAAGGTCGTGTGTGCCAGCACGATGGTCAGCGTCCCCCGGTCCAGCCCGATCCCGATAAACAGAAGCAACAGCGATAGGCCGGTAATCACCTCCGGCATGACCAGCGGTGCGTAGATCATACCCGAGAAAAGCGTACGCCCAGCAAACCGCCCGCCGCGCACAAGGATGTATGCCGCCATCGTCCCCAACACCGTTGCCAGCGTAGAGGACGCCACCGCGACCTTCAGCGTTACCATCGCAGCATTCAGAAATGCCTCATTCTGAAGCAGCTCGCCGTACCATTTGGTCGAGAAGCCGGCCCACACTGTCACCAGTTTCGAACTGTTAAAACTGTAGATGACCAGCAGGATCATCGGCAGATAAAGAAAAGCAAACCCGAGGGTGAGCGACGTAATATTGAACCAGCTTGCGCGTCTCATGACTCCACCTCCGCCTGACGTTGCTGGTTGCGTTGGAACAGAACGATTGGAACGATCAGGATCAGCAGCAGGATCACCGCCACCGCGCTCGCGACGGGCCAGTCGCGGTTGTTAAAGAACTCCTCGAACAAGACCTTGCCGATCATCAACGTCCCTGAACCGCCCAACAAAGACGGGATAACGAATTCGCCCAGCGCGGGGATAAAGACCAGGAAACACCCCGCAATGATCCCGTTACGAGACAAAGGTATCGTGACCAGCCAGAATGCCTTTAACCGTGAACATCCCAGATCTTCAGCGGCCTCGATCAAGGATTCGTCCAACCGATCCAGCGCGGCATAGATCGGTAGAATCATGAATGGCAGATAAGTGTAAACAATTCCTATATAGACCGCGGTCGTCGTGTTCATGATCGTCAAAGGCGTATCGATGATGCCCAACCACAGCAGGAATTGATTCAAAAGCCCCTCATTACTCAGAATACCGACCCACGCGTAAACGCGGATCAGGAAGCTGGTCCAAAAGGGCAAGATCACCAGCATCATGAGGGTCGGACGCCATTCCTCGGGCGCGCGGGCCATGCCGTAGGCCATGGGGTAGCCCACCAAAACCGCTAAAACTGTAGATATTAACGCAATCTTCAAACTGCTTAGGTAAGCCTTCCAGTAGAGATCGTCTGAAGCAAGAAAGGTAAAGTTTTCCAGATCGAATGCCGCGAACATCGCCCAAATCCCGTCCTTTGCCGTCGGGGAGTAAGGAGGAATCGACAAAGCCAGATCAGAGAGAGAAATTTTAAAAACAATGATGAAAGGAATGAGAAACAGCGCGAGCAACCAGGCATAGGGCACCGCGATAAGGAAAAAGCGACGCATATTCATCGCTCCAACAGGACGCCGGCGGTGGCGCTCCATGAAATCCAGACCTTATCCTCCCACGTGATCGTGCGGCGCGACAGCCGACGCGTGTTTGCGGTCTGTGCCTTGATCACTTGACCACCGGCCAGCTGGACATGGTAGGTGCTGAGATTGCCAAGATATGCGATGTCCAGAACGGAGCCCTGAACTGCGTTCTTCATTTCTGTCGGCTTCTCGGTAGAAATGGCGATCTTCTCCGGTCGGATCGCAAGATGAGCTTCCTGCCCATCGCTAAAGGGGCGTTCTGATGCCGCAAGCAAGGGGGCCTCATTCGCGACCCAATCAAGGTGGTACATATTTTCGCCCGCGGGCTTCACCGTGCCAGAGATAATGTTCACGTCACCGATGAAGTCAGCGACGTAGACGGAATTAGGTGCTTCGTAGATACCTCCTGGCGTCGCGACCTGGATGATCTGCCCTTCGTCCATCACAGCCACGCGGCTCGCGACGGTCATCGCTTCCTCTTGGTCGTGGGTAACGATAACAAAGGTGGTCCCCGTGCTTTCCTGGATATCCATCAGCTCAAACTGGGTGTCCTGACGCAGCTTTTTGTCCAGCGCGCCAAGCGGTTCGTCCAGTAGCAAAAGCTTCGGCGCTTTGGCGAGGGACCGCGCAAGCGCGACCCGTTGACGTTGCCCCCCCGAGATCTGGTGGGGTTTGCGTTTGGCAAATTTGGTAAGGCGCGTCAGCTTGAGCATCTCTTCAACGCGCGCGGCGATATGTGCCTTGGACATATCCCCTCGTTTCAACCCAAAGGCGATATTCTCCCAGACAGACAGATGTGGGAACAGGGCATAGGACTGAAACATCATGTTCACCGCCCGCTTGTTCGGCGGGATGCCCGCGATATTCTTACCCGCCAATTCGATCTTGCCCGCGCTTGGGTTTTCAAACCCGGCAAGCATGCGCATCATCGTTGTTTTACCGCAGCCCGAAGGCCCCAGCAGAGCAAAGAACTCGCTTTCATAAATACTCAAAGACAGATCATCGATCGTAACGAAATCGCCAAAACGCTTTGTCACATTCTCGAAGCGGATAAGCGGCTTTTCGTTCGGGTCATCCCACGGGGCGAAAACGGGTTGGCTCACTTTGATCTATCCTTTGCACAGCGTTTACCCCTCCGGATGGAAGGGTCCGGTTGATCGGGTCAAAACCGGTAAGGCTTTGACCCGATGCGATTTTAGATACCAGATTTGATCTTCGTCCACATACGCGTGACGACACGTTGTACCTTGGGTGAATATGAAGAAATGGTATACAGGTTTTCCAGCGTGCCTTCGTCTGGGTAAATCGCTGTGTCCCCGATCACGTCCTCGGCAAGGAACTCCTGGCTCGCCTTGTTGCCGTTCGCATAGTAAACGTAGTTCGACGCGGCGGCCATATTCTCTGGTTCCATCATGAAATTCAAGAACTTATGTGCCCCATCCGGGTTTGGCGCATCCGCTGGAATTGCCATATTGTCGAACCACATCAGCGCCCCTTCTTTTGGCGCGTAGTAGGCGATTTCGACACCGTTATCCGCCTCGGCGGCGCGGTCACGCGATTGCAGGATGTCACCCGACCAACCGAAGGCAACGCAGATATCACCGTTGGCCAGTGCGTTAATATACTCCGAGCTGTGGAACTTTTGAACGTGGGGGGCAACCGCCGTCAAAACAGGCTCTGCCTTCGCAATCACGTCGGGGTCCTGGGTTTGGGGATCTTCGCCCAGAAACTTCAGCGCCGCGGGGATCATTTCTGTCGGAGCGTCAAGGAAATGCACGCCACATTCGGCCAGCTTTTCCATATTCTCGGGCTTGAATACGAGGTCAAGCGAATCAACAGGGGCATCTTCGCCCAGCACTTCCTTAACCTTGGTCATGTTCACGCCAAGCCCGGTGGTGCCCCACATATAGTTAACGGCATATTCGTTCCCGGGGTCGTATTTCGATACGCGGTCCTCGATCACGTCCCACATGTTGCTGATGTTCGGCAGTTTGTCTTTGTCGAGCTTCTGGAAAACCCCCGCCGTGATCTGGCGTTCAAGGAAGGTGCCGGTCGGGACAACCACGTCATAGCCGGACCCGCCTGCAAGCATCTTGGTTTCAAGCACTTCGTTACTGTCAAACACGTCATAGATCAGATCAATGCCGGTTTCTTTTTCAAATTTCTGCAACAGGTCTTCGTCGATGTAGTCGGACCAGTTATAGACCCGCACCTCTTCACCCAAGGCGCTGGTGGCGATCAATGCCGTTGCTGCGATTGAACTGAGCAAGCTATATTTCATTGTCATCTCCCGTTGTGTAGGCTCAGTTGATCCGAACCTTTCGTCAATTTGATCAAGTTTTGCGTCATGCGACAAGATCATTTATAATTTTACGCAGGTGCATGCCGTGGTTCAAAATGTGGTTGAGTACAATTTAGGCAAATTTGATGAACGTAAATTCCGCTGACCTTGCGTCGCAAAAGCCTTTGGAAAGCCCGGCCAAGGTGCCGGCCCATCAGCATGTCTATGAACGCGTGCGCAAGCTGATCCTGTTCGGCGATCTTGCCCCCGGTCAAGCGGTCACCATTCAAGGCCTCGCAGAAACCCTTGATGCGGGCATGACCCCGGTGCGCGAAGCGCTGCGCCGTTTGATCGCCGAAGGCGCGCTGGTGCATCAGGGCAATCGCCGCGTATCGGTCCCTGTACTGGACCTCGAAGGGGTTAACGAGCTGGAATTCATGCGAAAAACCCTTGAAGCAGAGCTTGCTCAACGTGCCACAAGCCGCATGTCAGAGACTGTTTTAAGCGAACTCGCACAGGTGGACGACGCGCTGAACCACGCGATTGATCGTGGGGATATCGGCGAATACCTGACCCAGAACTACCGCTTTCACACCATCGTCAACACCTGTGCCGAGGCCCCTATTCTGGCCGCGACCGTCGACCGTTTATGGCTGATGTTCGGCCCGTCGCTGCGCGTGGTCTGCGGTCGGTTTGGCACGTCGAACCTGCCAGATAAACATGCCGACTTGCTGGCGGCTTTTCGCGAAGGCGATGCGGCAAAGGCTGCGCAGGCCATGGCCGAGGATGTTTCTCAGGGCATGGTCCAGATTCGCGCCTCTCTTTGATTAAAATCTGATCGGCTGATAGCCGTTTATCGTCACCACAGCAGAGCGATTCGATTGACTCTGCATAATTTGATCATATTCTGAGCCCAATCTTCCCTCCCCATTCCCAGAGGTGTTCTTTATGGCCCATATCACCAACCACATGCCCACCGCCGAGCTGCAAGCACTTGACGCCGCGCATCACATGCACCCGTTCACCACCAATGACGAACTTGCCGAGAAGGGCGCGCGGATTATCACCCGTGCCAAGGGCGTCTACCTGACCGACAGCGAGGGGAACGAGATCCTTGACGGGATGGCGGGTCTTTGGTGCGTCAACATCGGGTATGGCCGTCAGGAAATGGCCGACGTCGCCGCGCGCCAGATGCTCGAGCTGAACTACTACAACACCTTCTTCATGACCTCACACGTGCCCGCCATCGCCCTTGCAAAAGAGATCGCGTCACTGGCCCCCGGCGATCTGAACCATGTGTTCTTTGCCGGGTCGGGGTCCGAAGCGAATGACACCAACATCCGGATGGTGCGCACCTATTGGGCCATGAAAGGGAAGCCAGAGAAATCCCACATCATCAGCCGCAAGAATGCCTATCACGGGTCGTCGATGGGGTCCGGCTCCCTTGGTGGCATGAGCTATATGCACGAACAGGGCGGCATGCCGATCCCCGGCATTCACCACATCAACCAGCCCGACTGGTGGGTGGAAGGGGGCGACCTCACGCCCGAGGCCTTCGGCCTTGCCCGCGCGCAAGAGCTTGAGGCCAAGATCCTTGAGCTGGGGGCAGATAATGTCGCGGCGTTCATCGGTGAACCCATTCAGGGCGCGGGCGGGGGTTATCGTGCCGCCAAGCACCTACTGGCCCGAAATCCAGCGTATTTGTGACAAGTACAATGTATTGATCATCGCGGACGAGGTGATCTGTGGCTTTGGCCGGACAGGCAGCTGGTTCGGGTCCGAGACCATGGGGATCAAGCCGCATATCATGACCATCGCCAAGGGCCTAAGCTCTGGCTACCAGCCGATTGGCGGGTCCATTGTGTGTGACGAGATCGCGCAGACCATCGGGTCCGGGGAGTTCAATCACGGCTATACCTATTCGGGGCACCCCGTCTGCTCGGCCGTGGCACTGGAAAACCTGCGGATTATGCAGGACGAAAACATTCTGGATCACGTGAACAATGTTGCCGCCCCCGCCCTGAAGGAAGGGCTGGCCAAACTGGCAGAGCATCCATTGGTCGGCACCGTCAACGTCGCGGGTCTTATGGCGTCGCTGCCCCTGTCCCCGCGCAAAGAAACGCGGTCAAAGTTCGCAGGCGATGCAGGAACCGTCGGTTATATGTGTCGTGAACGCTGCTTTGCGAATAATCTGGTGATGCGCCACGTCGGCGACCGGATGATCATCTCGCCACCGCTGGTGATCACCCCAGAAGAGATCAAAGTATTCATGACGCGCGCCACCAAAGCGCTGGATGAAACCTATACCGCGGTCAGAGAAGGCGGCCTGCTCAAGGCAGCCGAAGACCACGCGCAAGACGCTGAATCGCCGCTCGGCTAAGGCGTGACATACATTCGGGACGAGGCGCAAAGGTCGCCCGTCCCGCCGCTGGAAGCACTGCAAGGACTTGTCTGTTTGCGACATCGGCAGTGGCTGACCAGCGCTCAAAATCGCCGGGTTCGGGGCGAGCCGCTGATGCTTAACCTATGGCAGATATTAACGAATTCCCCTTATTTCAAGCAGGCTGCACAGTAATTCCGCAGGCAAAAGAACTGTTTCTTGTCAAATAACCGTCGATCTTCCCGCAATTGACGCTTTCTGCCCAAAAGTGTCGTTAATTGGTTGCAAAGCGGAAACCAGCCAGTTTTAACTTCCTGTCAACAAGGGCGCTTGAACGTCACAATAAACGGGGAGCCAGCTTTGGCAGATACTTCAGCAACGAATGCGTTCGTAGAATTTGAACGCGTGCAGAAAAGCTATGACGGCGAAAATCTCGTCGTAAAAGACCTCAACCTGTCGATGCCGAAAGGCGAGTTTCTGACAATGCTCGGGCCATCGGGGTCCGGCAAGACCACCTGCCTGATGATGCTGGCGGGTTTCGAAACGGCCACGCATGGCGACATCCGGCTTGATGGTAAATCGATCAACAACATCCCGCCGCACAAACGCGGCATTGGCATGGTGTTCCAGAACTACGCGCTTTTCCCGCATATGACCGTTGCCGAAAACCTCGCCTTCCCGCTTGAGGTGCGCAAGATCGGCAAGTCCGAGCGTGAAGAGAAAGTAAAGATCGCGCTGGACCGTGTTCAGATGGGCGACTTCGGCGGCCGCCGTCCGGCACAGCTTTCCGGTGGTCAGCAGCAACGCGTTGCCTTGGCCCGTGCTTTGGTCTTCGAACCTGAACTGGTGTTGATGGACGAACCGCTGGGGGCGTTGGACAAACAGCTGCGTGAAACATTGCAGTTCGAGATCACGCATCTGGCGCATGAACTGGGCATCACCGTGGTCTACGTGACCCACGACCAGACCGAAGCGCTGACAATGTCCGACCGCGTGGCCGTGTTTGAAAACGGGCGCATCCAACAGTTGGCCCCGCCCGATCTGTTGTATGAAGAGCCCGAAAACAGCTTTGTTGCGCAGTTCATCGGCGAGAATAACACTCTTGAAGGCGTCGTGACCGAGATCAAGGGCGGCACTTGCCTTGTGCAGCTGGACGGCGGCGGCCTGATCGAGGCAAAGCCGATCAACGTGACCCGCGCCGGCGAACGCACCCGCGTATCGATCCGCCCCGAACGTGTCGAATTCAACAAGGACCGGATGCAGGAAGGGGCACACACCCTGAAAGCCGAAGTGCTTGAATTCGTCTATATGGGCGACATCTTCCGCACCCGCCTGCGGGTTGCCGGGACCGACAACTTTATCATCAAGACACGAAACGCACCCGATCAGGTACGTTTGAAGCCAGGCCAGCAGATCGAGATTGGCTGGTTGGCAGAGGATTGCCGCGCCCTCGACGCATAAGCGTCAGGACGCGGCCGGCCGTCCAACGTTCGACGGCGTCGCACGAGGCTGTGGTTAAGCCCGATATCACACCCTCAAGACCCTAACGGGCATATAATGGGAGACTATCTAATGAAGTTTACGACAACGCTACTCGCATCCTCCGCGATCATTGGCGCTGGCACATTGGCATTCGCCGATGCGCATGCGGACATGGCCAAAGAGATGACGCTTGTTTCCTGGGGTGGCGCTTACCAAGCCAGCCAAGACAAAGCGTATCTGCAGCCCTATCTGGAAATGCACCCTGAACTCTCTGCTGTTTGGGATGAAAGCTCCAACGAAGCCGTGGCTAAGCTGCGCGCGATGAACGAAGCCGGCAACGTGACCTGGGATCTGGTCGACGTGGTTGCCGCTGACGCCATCCGCCTGTGCGACGAAGGTCTGGCGATGGAAATCGACGCGGACGAAATGCTGGCAGAAGCCCCCGACGGGACATCCGCTGAAGACGACTTTGGCGACCTGCTGGTCAGCGACTGCTTTATCCCGCAGATCGTGTACTCGACGACATTCGGGTATCGCACAGACATGGTTGGTGACACGCCTCCAACCAAAATCTGCGACGTCTTCGACACCGAAGCCTACCCAGGCAAGCGCGCGCTTGAAAAGCGCCCCATCAACAACATGGAATGGGCGCTGCTCTGTGACGGCGTTGCAAAGGACGAAGTCTATGACGTTCTGGCAACTCCGGAAGGTCAGGAACAGGCTCTGGCCAAGCTCGACACCATCAAGGACGACGTGATCTGGTGGTCCGCCGGTGCCGACACGCCACAGCTGCTGGCCGATGGCGAAGTCGTCATGGGTTCCACCTACAACGGCCGTCTGTTCAGCGTTATCGAAGAGCAAGACCAGCCCGTTGCAATGCTGTGGGACGCACAGGTGTTCGACCTTGACGGTTGGATCATCCCAGCAGGTCTGCCTGACGACCGTCTGGCGCGTGTCAAAGACTTCGTGAAGTTCGCGACAGACACCCAGCGTCTGGCGGATCAATCGCAGTACATCAGCTACGGCCCTGCCCGTTTGTCCTCCGCTCCTATGGTTGGCAAGCACGCAGAACTGGGCATCGACATGGCACCACACATGCCAACCGACCCGGCCAACGCAAAGAACACGTTCCTCTACAACTACGAGTTCTGGGCTGACTACCGCGACGACATCGACGCGAAGTTCCAGGCATGGTTGGCGCAATAATCGGCTGAACCATTCGGAGGAGGCCGCTTTGGCCTCCTCCACCCCTTATTTGTTTTTCCATTTTCCCGACCTTCCAGCGACCTAACCCCATGGGGCCGATATGAGCGATACCGCCGACGCGACGAATGACACACCTGAACAGACCGGCCCGATGCTGGCCGCGGACGGCACACCGCTGAAACGCAGCCTGAACCGTGCGCTCCGTCGTCAGAAGCTCAGCGCGCTTTTGCTGATCGCCCCTCTGCTGATCTTTATCCTGATCACCTTTATCGCACCGATCGCCGATATGCTGTTCCGCTCTGTCGAGAACCAGATCGTCAGCGACACGCTGCCCCGCACCACGCAAACCCTGTCCGACTGGGACAGCGAAAGCGGTGAAACCCCCGGTGCCCCCGTCTACAAGGCGCTTTACGAAGACCTGTTCATCGCGCAGGAACGCAAATTGCACACCCGTCTGGGCTCAAGGCTCAACTACGAGCTGACCGGTGCATCGTCCCTGTTCCGCAAATCCGGCCGCGGCGTGGATGACATTGGCGAAGTGTTTCAGGACCAGTTCGAAGATCTGAACGACTTCTGGAAGAAGGGGGAAAACTGGAATGCGCTGCTTGGCTCCGACGCATGGCTGGCAGAGATTTCCGACTGGAAAAAATCCTCCGGCGACGACCAGCCCGCGTTTGAAATGCGCGAAGGCATGGCAGAGCTTCTGCCCGAGACCGCCGAATACTACGAAATTTTCGCCGACTTCGTTCAGAACGACGACGAAGACAACCTGTACAAGGAAGACCCATGGGCGCTGATCTACTCGGCACTCTATGACGACCTGACAGGCCCCACGGCATCGCAAATCGCCAGCTATTCAGGCCCGGCATCAGCCGAACTGACCGAGGCAGCCGCAGCCGCCCCTGCATTCGACGCAGTCGATTACAAAACAGCCTTCACCGAGATTGACGACGATTGGGGCAAAACCCCTATCTGGAGCACCATCCGCGCCTACAGTCCCGCGCTGACCAACGGCTATTTCCTGAATGCCGTCGACATGCAGAAAACGGCTGACGGTCCCGAATTCCGCCCCGACAACGAACGCATCTACGGCACGCTGTTCCTGCGCACGCTGTTCATGTCGGTCTGCATCACCCTCAGCTGTATCCTGCTGGGCTATCCGGTGGCGTGGATCCTCGCCAACCTGCCCGCGCGTACCGCGAACCTGCTGATGATCCTCGTGCTGCTGCCCTTCTGGACCTCGCTTCTGGTGCGGACATCGGCGTGGAAGGTCATGCTGCAACAACAGGGTGTGATCAACGATACACTGGTGTGGCTGGGGCTGGTGGCCGATGACAGCCGTCTTGCGCTGATCAACAACCAAACCGGCACGATCATCGCGATGACGCACATCCTGCTGCCCTTCATGATCCTCCCGCTCTATTCCGTGATGCAAACAGTACCGCCAAGCTATCTACGTGCGGCAAAGTCGCTGGGGGCCACGAACTGGACAGCCTTCTGGCGCGTGTATTTCCCGCAATCGGTGCCTGGCATCGGCGCGGGGTCGATCCTCGTGTTCATCCTGTCTATCGGCTACTACATCACACCGGAAATCGTCGGCGGCACCACGGGGACATTCATCTCCAACCGGATTGCCTACCACATCTCCAGCTCGCTCAACTGGGGCCTCGCGGCCGCGCTTGGGGCGATCCTGCTGGC
Proteins encoded in this region:
- a CDS encoding ABC transporter permease, translated to MRRASWFNITSLTLGFAFLYLPMILLVIYSFNSSKLVTVWAGFSTKWYGELLQNEAFLNAAMVTLKVAVASSTLATVLGTMAAYILVRGGRFAGRTLFSGMIYAPLVMPEVITGLSLLLLFIGIGLDRGTLTIVLAHTTFSMCYVSVVVSSRLVTFDRSLEEAALDLGCSPFDAFRLVTLPIIAPAVISGWLLAFTLSLDDLVIASFTTGPSSTTLPIKIWSAVRLGVSPEINALSTIMIGIVTFGVITASLMSKRKAIKAQRDVQAAERAVA
- a CDS encoding ABC transporter permease subunit, which gives rise to MRRFFLIAVPYAWLLALFLIPFIIVFKISLSDLALSIPPYSPTAKDGIWAMFAAFDLENFTFLASDDLYWKAYLSSLKIALISTVLAVLVGYPMAYGMARAPEEWRPTLMMLVILPFWTSFLIRVYAWVGILSNEGLLNQFLLWLGIIDTPLTIMNTTTAVYIGIVYTYLPFMILPIYAALDRLDESLIEAAEDLGCSRLKAFWLVTIPLSRNGIIAGCFLVFIPALGEFVIPSLLGGSGTLMIGKVLFEEFFNNRDWPVASAVAVILLLILIVPIVLFQRNQQRQAEVES
- a CDS encoding ABC transporter ATP-binding protein, giving the protein MSQPVFAPWDDPNEKPLIRFENVTKRFGDFVTIDDLSLSIYESEFFALLGPSGCGKTTMMRMLAGFENPSAGKIELAGKNIAGIPPNKRAVNMMFQSYALFPHLSVWENIAFGLKRGDMSKAHIAARVEEMLKLTRLTKFAKRKPHQISGGQRQRVALARSLAKAPKLLLLDEPLGALDKKLRQDTQFELMDIQESTGTTFVIVTHDQEEAMTVASRVAVMDEGQIIQVATPGGIYEAPNSVYVADFIGDVNIISGTVKPAGENMYHLDWVANEAPLLAASERPFSDGQEAHLAIRPEKIAISTEKPTEMKNAVQGSVLDIAYLGNLSTYHVQLAGGQVIKAQTANTRRLSRRTITWEDKVWISWSATAGVLLER
- a CDS encoding polyamine ABC transporter substrate-binding protein, yielding MTMKYSLLSSIAATALIATSALGEEVRVYNWSDYIDEDLLQKFEKETGIDLIYDVFDSNEVLETKMLAGGSGYDVVVPTGTFLERQITAGVFQKLDKDKLPNISNMWDVIEDRVSKYDPGNEYAVNYMWGTTGLGVNMTKVKEVLGEDAPVDSLDLVFKPENMEKLAECGVHFLDAPTEMIPAALKFLGEDPQTQDPDVIAKAEPVLTAVAPHVQKFHSSEYINALANGDICVAFGWSGDILQSRDRAAEADNGVEIAYYAPKEGALMWFDNMAIPADAPNPDGAHKFLNFMMEPENMAAASNYVYYANGNKASQEFLAEDVIGDTAIYPDEGTLENLYTISSYSPKVQRVVTRMWTKIKSGI
- a CDS encoding GntR family transcriptional regulator; amino-acid sequence: MNVNSADLASQKPLESPAKVPAHQHVYERVRKLILFGDLAPGQAVTIQGLAETLDAGMTPVREALRRLIAEGALVHQGNRRVSVPVLDLEGVNELEFMRKTLEAELAQRATSRMSETVLSELAQVDDALNHAIDRGDIGEYLTQNYRFHTIVNTCAEAPILAATVDRLWLMFGPSLRVVCGRFGTSNLPDKHADLLAAFREGDAAKAAQAMAEDVSQGMVQIRASL
- a CDS encoding ABC transporter ATP-binding protein, translated to MADTSATNAFVEFERVQKSYDGENLVVKDLNLSMPKGEFLTMLGPSGSGKTTCLMMLAGFETATHGDIRLDGKSINNIPPHKRGIGMVFQNYALFPHMTVAENLAFPLEVRKIGKSEREEKVKIALDRVQMGDFGGRRPAQLSGGQQQRVALARALVFEPELVLMDEPLGALDKQLRETLQFEITHLAHELGITVVYVTHDQTEALTMSDRVAVFENGRIQQLAPPDLLYEEPENSFVAQFIGENNTLEGVVTEIKGGTCLVQLDGGGLIEAKPINVTRAGERTRVSIRPERVEFNKDRMQEGAHTLKAEVLEFVYMGDIFRTRLRVAGTDNFIIKTRNAPDQVRLKPGQQIEIGWLAEDCRALDA
- a CDS encoding extracellular solute-binding protein; amino-acid sequence: MKFTTTLLASSAIIGAGTLAFADAHADMAKEMTLVSWGGAYQASQDKAYLQPYLEMHPELSAVWDESSNEAVAKLRAMNEAGNVTWDLVDVVAADAIRLCDEGLAMEIDADEMLAEAPDGTSAEDDFGDLLVSDCFIPQIVYSTTFGYRTDMVGDTPPTKICDVFDTEAYPGKRALEKRPINNMEWALLCDGVAKDEVYDVLATPEGQEQALAKLDTIKDDVIWWSAGADTPQLLADGEVVMGSTYNGRLFSVIEEQDQPVAMLWDAQVFDLDGWIIPAGLPDDRLARVKDFVKFATDTQRLADQSQYISYGPARLSSAPMVGKHAELGIDMAPHMPTDPANAKNTFLYNYEFWADYRDDIDAKFQAWLAQ
- a CDS encoding ABC transporter permease, which translates into the protein MSDTADATNDTPEQTGPMLAADGTPLKRSLNRALRRQKLSALLLIAPLLIFILITFIAPIADMLFRSVENQIVSDTLPRTTQTLSDWDSESGETPGAPVYKALYEDLFIAQERKLHTRLGSRLNYELTGASSLFRKSGRGVDDIGEVFQDQFEDLNDFWKKGENWNALLGSDAWLAEISDWKKSSGDDQPAFEMREGMAELLPETAEYYEIFADFVQNDDEDNLYKEDPWALIYSALYDDLTGPTASQIASYSGPASAELTEAAAAAPAFDAVDYKTAFTEIDDDWGKTPIWSTIRAYSPALTNGYFLNAVDMQKTADGPEFRPDNERIYGTLFLRTLFMSVCITLSCILLGYPVAWILANLPARTANLLMILVLLPFWTSLLVRTSAWKVMLQQQGVINDTLVWLGLVADDSRLALINNQTGTIIAMTHILLPFMILPLYSVMQTVPPSYLRAAKSLGATNWTAFWRVYFPQSVPGIGAGSILVFILSIGYYITPEIVGGTTGTFISNRIAYHISSSLNWGLAAALGAILLAVVLGLYWAYDKIVGIDNVKLGG